A window of Pedobacter lusitanus contains these coding sequences:
- a CDS encoding MutS-related protein: protein MLILAYIILALIALYLLIYLYKKNFSVKSQREEFKRDWGTPKNSRYIDIDLIENYFLNTITESSEKLQLISDKIADDLYLNDVFKLIDRTTSRIGQQFLYARLRTIDQDKTDLIFLDKLAEMMSADEKLRLDTQMKLQLLEKNDSYYFQDLVYAKKIDSPEFMPIVYILSFLNVLCLIISIFHPGFLLVFFGIFIINSGIHYWNKNKVSVHTSSLGEFLKAFETAKKLDADTQLIAAFPETAGLIKELTPLKRKMIGVKLDNMAEADTVMIGYMLFELLKIAFNVEIILFYSIIDSLRSKKEELKRLFKFIGTIDTAISVASLRDSWEGEYCKPIFNQENCMDITGVKHPLIANCVPNDLYLEHRNLLLTGSNMSGKTTFIRSAGVNMILGQTLYTCMAKKFSVPYSKVFSSITIADSLLEDKSYYFEEMRIIKNFIEESTSEEPCFFILDEIFKGTNTIERVSAGKAILSYLAKNNNFVFVSTHDTELNELLKTEYEHYHFSETIEAEELIFDHTIKKGPLKTRNAIRILEINNYPASVIADANATVDLMMKDELSAE from the coding sequence ATGCTGATTCTAGCCTACATTATTCTTGCATTAATTGCACTTTACCTGCTCATCTATCTTTATAAAAAGAATTTTTCTGTTAAAAGTCAGCGGGAAGAATTTAAGCGGGATTGGGGAACTCCTAAAAACAGCAGATATATTGATATTGATCTGATCGAGAATTATTTCTTAAATACCATTACTGAATCCTCAGAGAAATTACAATTGATTTCAGACAAAATAGCAGATGATTTATACCTCAATGATGTTTTTAAACTGATTGACAGAACTACATCCAGAATTGGGCAGCAATTTTTATATGCCAGGTTGAGAACCATAGACCAGGATAAAACAGATCTGATCTTTTTGGATAAACTGGCAGAGATGATGTCAGCAGATGAGAAGCTCAGGCTGGATACGCAAATGAAGCTGCAATTGCTGGAAAAAAATGACTCCTATTATTTCCAGGATCTGGTTTATGCGAAGAAAATAGACTCGCCGGAATTTATGCCTATAGTCTATATTCTTTCCTTTTTAAATGTGCTTTGCCTGATTATTTCCATCTTTCACCCAGGTTTTTTACTGGTCTTTTTTGGCATATTCATTATCAACTCAGGTATCCATTACTGGAATAAAAATAAGGTCAGTGTTCACACTTCTTCTCTTGGTGAATTTCTTAAGGCATTTGAAACCGCAAAAAAATTAGATGCCGATACCCAGCTTATTGCTGCTTTTCCTGAAACCGCAGGTCTGATTAAAGAACTGACCCCGCTGAAAAGAAAAATGATTGGCGTAAAGCTCGATAACATGGCGGAGGCAGATACGGTTATGATAGGCTACATGCTGTTTGAGTTACTTAAAATCGCCTTTAACGTGGAGATTATACTTTTCTATTCCATTATTGACTCACTCAGATCAAAAAAAGAAGAACTTAAACGACTCTTTAAATTCATTGGAACAATAGATACAGCGATTTCAGTTGCATCTTTAAGAGATTCATGGGAAGGCGAGTACTGCAAACCCATTTTCAATCAGGAAAACTGTATGGATATTACAGGTGTAAAACATCCGCTGATTGCTAACTGTGTTCCAAATGACCTCTATCTTGAACATAGAAACTTATTGCTCACCGGCTCAAATATGTCCGGAAAAACTACCTTTATCAGATCAGCAGGTGTCAATATGATTCTGGGACAAACACTGTACACCTGTATGGCAAAGAAGTTTAGTGTACCTTACTCTAAGGTATTCTCTTCCATCACTATAGCAGACAGCTTACTGGAAGATAAGAGTTATTATTTTGAAGAAATGAGAATCATCAAAAACTTCATCGAAGAATCAACAAGTGAAGAACCCTGCTTTTTTATTCTGGATGAAATCTTTAAAGGCACAAATACGATTGAAAGAGTATCTGCCGGAAAAGCTATCCTCTCCTATCTGGCAAAAAACAACAATTTTGTATTTGTATCTACACATGATACTGAGCTCAATGAATTACTCAAAACAGAATATGAACATTACCACTTCTCTGAAACCATTGAGGCAGAGGAATTGATTTTTGATCATACCATAAAAAAGGGTCCGTTAAAAACCAGAAATGCAATCAGAATTCTCGAGATCAATAATTATCCGGCATCCGTTATTGCAGATGCCAACGCTACTGTTGATTTAATGATGAAGGATGAGTTAAGCGCTGAATAA
- a CDS encoding phosphoadenylyl-sulfate reductase, whose amino-acid sequence MKAYLEEIAVEIKNLGPVEALAFLSQKFAGQITFSTSFGWEDQVITDLIFANDLPVRVFTLETGRLFPETYYVWNRTLENYQKPIYTYTPDAAALEDMVSKKGPNSFYESVENRKECCFIRKIVPLKRALKGNKCWVTGIRAEQSLNRTDMSNLEWDEENQLIKFHPIFDWSLDEVKAYIRKNNIVYNTLHDKGFPSIGCAPCTRAVQEGEDFRAGRWWWEDQSKKECGLHATK is encoded by the coding sequence ATGAAAGCGTACCTGGAAGAAATAGCTGTGGAGATTAAGAATCTGGGGCCTGTGGAAGCCCTGGCTTTCCTTTCACAGAAATTTGCCGGACAAATTACCTTTTCTACCAGTTTTGGCTGGGAGGATCAGGTGATTACAGATCTGATATTCGCTAATGATTTACCTGTAAGGGTATTTACACTGGAAACAGGAAGATTGTTCCCTGAAACCTATTATGTATGGAACAGGACTCTGGAAAATTATCAGAAGCCTATTTATACTTATACTCCGGATGCGGCAGCACTGGAAGATATGGTTTCCAAAAAGGGACCAAACAGTTTTTATGAATCTGTAGAAAATAGAAAAGAGTGCTGTTTTATCAGAAAGATAGTCCCTTTGAAAAGAGCACTTAAAGGAAATAAATGCTGGGTGACAGGAATCCGTGCAGAACAGTCTTTAAACCGTACTGATATGTCAAATCTGGAATGGGATGAAGAGAATCAGCTGATTAAATTTCACCCGATTTTTGACTGGAGTCTGGATGAAGTGAAAGCATATATCAGGAAAAACAATATCGTATACAATACGCTTCATGACAAAGGTTTTCCAAGTATCGGCTGTGCTCCCTGTACAAGGGCAGTTCAGGAAGGTGAGGATTTCAGAGCCGGAAGATGGTGGTGGGAAGATCAGTCAAAGAAGGAATGTGGTTTACATGCCACAAAATAA
- a CDS encoding HEPN domain-containing protein, translating to MQSFRTELENPVVEKDIIDLEQKIRAFREGKIHDEKFRSLRLARGVYGQRQPGVQMVRIKLPFGKVTFKQLLRIADVSDEYGSGNLHLTTRQDIQIHYVSLDRTPELWAELERDDITLREACGNTVRNVTSSPDAGINPDELFDVSPYAQAVFKYFLRNPICQEMGRKIKISFSATEKDTAFSYIHDLGFIPKLNEKGERGFKVMFAGGLGAQPFLASVVHDFLPEDQLIPYTESVLRVFDRHGERTNRNKARLKYLVQKLGLEEVTRLIAEEVIANKSKTFEVDLGTVPLPQLPAAIGASDLRPADETHYKRWLDTNVFAQKQSGFYGVYIKVPVGDIKTDKARLFVEAIRPYVADEIRITQNQGLLLKFVREEALIPLYTVLNELDFAVPGFDSVGDITTCPGTDTCNLGIANSMSLAAVLEGVIHEEYPDLIYDNDIKIKISGCMNSCGQHGLAHIGFHGSSVKANGKVVPAVQVMIGGGTVGDGEGRVAERVIKAPTKRAPAILRTVLDDFNSNSGAEESFHQYYDAKGKDYFYQLLKPLADLTALKDEEFVDWGHEETFVTAIGVGECAGVVIDLVATLLLEGEEKLLWATAAFEGKAWSDAIYHAYSVFVNTAKALLLDKNINSSTQTGVIREFDTNFVETGEVILPSTFNELVLQINKNEPTEEFATAYLEQARQFYTQMRAKREAQVNGN from the coding sequence ATGCAAAGTTTTAGAACGGAGCTGGAGAACCCGGTAGTAGAAAAAGATATTATAGATCTTGAGCAAAAGATCCGTGCTTTCCGTGAAGGAAAAATACACGACGAGAAGTTTCGCAGTCTGCGACTGGCCCGTGGTGTTTATGGTCAGCGGCAGCCGGGCGTACAAATGGTACGTATCAAATTGCCATTCGGAAAAGTCACCTTTAAACAATTATTGCGTATTGCTGATGTTTCTGATGAGTACGGAAGTGGAAACCTGCATCTAACCACCAGACAGGATATTCAGATTCATTATGTGAGTCTTGATCGTACACCTGAATTATGGGCAGAACTGGAACGTGATGATATTACCTTACGCGAAGCTTGTGGTAATACGGTTAGAAATGTGACCTCATCTCCTGATGCAGGAATCAATCCTGATGAGCTTTTTGACGTTTCACCTTATGCACAGGCGGTATTTAAATATTTTTTACGGAATCCGATCTGTCAGGAGATGGGCAGGAAAATAAAGATCTCTTTCTCCGCTACGGAGAAAGATACGGCTTTCAGTTATATACATGATTTAGGATTCATTCCTAAACTGAATGAGAAAGGAGAACGCGGGTTTAAGGTGATGTTTGCAGGTGGATTGGGTGCACAGCCTTTTCTGGCTAGTGTAGTTCATGACTTTTTACCCGAAGATCAGTTGATTCCTTATACTGAGTCTGTTTTAAGGGTATTTGATCGTCATGGCGAAAGAACCAACAGAAATAAAGCCAGATTAAAATACCTGGTGCAAAAACTTGGACTGGAAGAGGTCACACGTTTAATTGCTGAGGAAGTTATTGCCAATAAATCAAAAACTTTCGAGGTGGATCTGGGTACAGTACCATTGCCGCAGTTACCAGCAGCAATTGGCGCATCAGACTTACGTCCGGCAGATGAAACTCATTATAAAAGATGGCTGGACACCAATGTATTTGCTCAAAAACAAAGTGGTTTTTATGGGGTATATATCAAGGTGCCTGTAGGTGATATCAAAACCGATAAGGCCAGGTTATTTGTAGAAGCCATACGTCCTTATGTGGCTGATGAAATCAGAATTACACAGAACCAGGGATTGTTACTGAAATTTGTCAGAGAAGAAGCACTGATCCCTTTATATACGGTATTAAATGAGCTTGATTTTGCTGTTCCCGGATTTGATAGTGTTGGTGATATTACCACATGTCCCGGAACAGATACCTGTAACCTGGGAATTGCAAACAGCATGTCTCTTGCAGCGGTACTGGAAGGTGTAATCCATGAAGAATACCCTGACCTGATTTATGATAATGATATTAAGATAAAGATAAGTGGCTGTATGAATTCATGTGGTCAGCATGGTTTAGCCCATATAGGGTTTCATGGAAGTTCGGTAAAAGCCAACGGAAAAGTTGTTCCTGCTGTACAGGTGATGATTGGTGGGGGAACAGTTGGTGATGGTGAAGGCAGAGTAGCTGAACGTGTTATTAAAGCTCCAACCAAACGTGCTCCGGCTATTTTACGGACGGTTTTAGATGATTTTAACAGTAATTCTGGTGCTGAGGAAAGTTTCCATCAGTATTATGACGCAAAAGGTAAAGATTATTTCTACCAGCTGCTTAAACCTCTGGCTGATCTTACAGCTCTGAAAGATGAAGAATTTGTAGACTGGGGACATGAGGAGACCTTTGTTACTGCAATTGGTGTAGGTGAATGTGCAGGTGTGGTTATTGACCTTGTTGCTACCTTACTGCTGGAAGGAGAAGAGAAATTATTATGGGCAACTGCAGCTTTTGAAGGCAAAGCCTGGTCTGATGCTATTTATCATGCCTATAGCGTCTTTGTGAATACAGCGAAGGCTTTATTGCTGGATAAAAATATCAATAGTAGTACGCAAACCGGAGTAATCAGAGAGTTTGATACAAATTTTGTTGAAACTGGTGAAGTGATTTTACCTTCTACCTTTAACGAACTGGTATTGCAAATTAACAAAAATGAACCTACTGAAGAGTTTGCTACAGCTTATCTGGAGCAGGCCAGACAGTTTTATACACAAATGAGAGCGAAAAGGGAGGCGCAGGTCAATGGTAATTAA
- the cysD gene encoding sulfate adenylyltransferase subunit CysD yields MSKYNLDYLDELEAEAIHILREVAGQFEKPALLFSGGKDSITLVRLAEKAFRPGKFPFPLVHIDTGHNFEETITYRDEMVERLGEKLIVGYVQESIDSGKVIEQKGKNASRNALQTVTLLDTIAKHGFDACIGGARRDEEKARAKERIFSVRDEFGSWDPKRQRPELWNIYNGKINKGENVRVFPISNWTELDVWNYIRREKMELPSIYFAHNRDCITRNGQLMAASPFLNMDEADVVTHRKVRFRTVGDMSCTAAVESEADQIDDIINEISASKISERGARLDDKVSEAAMEDRKKGGYF; encoded by the coding sequence ATGAGTAAATATAACTTGGATTATTTAGACGAATTAGAAGCAGAAGCAATTCATATTCTGCGTGAGGTAGCGGGACAGTTTGAGAAACCGGCATTGCTTTTTTCTGGTGGAAAAGACTCAATTACTTTGGTAAGACTTGCTGAAAAGGCTTTCCGGCCGGGTAAATTCCCTTTTCCGCTGGTTCATATTGATACCGGACACAATTTTGAAGAGACAATCACCTACAGAGATGAAATGGTGGAGCGCCTGGGCGAAAAACTTATCGTTGGTTATGTACAGGAGTCTATCGATAGTGGTAAAGTGATTGAGCAGAAAGGTAAAAATGCGAGCAGAAATGCTTTACAGACTGTTACTTTGCTGGATACGATTGCTAAACACGGTTTTGATGCCTGTATCGGCGGTGCCAGAAGAGATGAGGAGAAAGCAAGGGCTAAAGAAAGAATATTCTCTGTAAGGGATGAATTTGGCTCATGGGACCCTAAGCGTCAGCGTCCGGAGCTCTGGAACATCTATAATGGTAAAATTAATAAAGGAGAAAATGTAAGGGTATTTCCGATAAGTAACTGGACTGAACTGGACGTCTGGAATTATATCCGCAGAGAAAAAATGGAACTACCGTCTATCTATTTTGCGCATAACCGGGACTGTATTACCAGAAACGGACAGCTGATGGCTGCATCTCCATTTCTGAATATGGATGAGGCTGATGTGGTTACGCACCGTAAAGTAAGATTTCGCACAGTAGGAGATATGAGCTGCACTGCAGCAGTAGAGTCTGAAGCTGATCAGATTGATGATATTATAAATGAAATCAGCGCATCAAAAATAAGTGAACGTGGTGCCCGCCTGGACGATAAAGTGTCTGAAGCAGCAATGGAAGACCGCAAAAAAGGAGGATACTTTTAA
- a CDS encoding MFS transporter yields the protein MINKKTAYIGCLGLIGIITTEFGVIGVLPQLAEYYHITIDKAGVLLSAFALVIAITGPFMMLMASGFDRKKVMLTAISIFLITGIVSSFGPPFWLLLTVRILPAFLQPVYISSAIAAAVASGDKKHEHQLMGIVLGGIAIAMVTTVPLATYLAGIFTWKASFMVQTAVSALAVFGIMKSLPPMPVKTRKSYGSQLQILKQSSFLLSTAMNFFMIAAWFSTYSYFADYLGKVKHMDEKMISYMLFLFGITGIGANWISGKMLSKSVPLTTALFLCGTIIVPFALQYSGGNTWSTILVIAIWGFLYAPCFLNASAYMISAAPHALEFANSLATSFGNFGVSVGTIVSGWVIVHHGVAMSPWVGMCFGLLSLLMIGMRSLIERSREPVSCI from the coding sequence ATGATCAATAAAAAAACGGCCTATATAGGCTGCCTTGGATTAATTGGCATTATTACCACGGAATTTGGTGTTATCGGTGTATTACCTCAGCTGGCTGAATATTATCATATTACAATTGACAAAGCGGGAGTTTTACTGAGCGCCTTTGCGCTCGTGATAGCTATAACGGGTCCCTTTATGATGTTAATGGCATCAGGTTTTGACCGTAAAAAAGTAATGCTGACTGCTATTTCCATATTCTTAATCACAGGAATTGTTTCTTCTTTCGGACCACCTTTCTGGTTGCTGCTGACGGTACGTATATTACCTGCGTTCTTACAGCCTGTATATATTTCTTCGGCTATTGCTGCTGCTGTTGCCTCCGGAGATAAAAAACACGAGCATCAGCTCATGGGAATTGTATTGGGGGGAATTGCTATAGCTATGGTGACTACTGTTCCTCTGGCCACTTATTTAGCGGGTATATTTACCTGGAAAGCTTCATTTATGGTTCAGACAGCTGTGAGTGCATTAGCTGTTTTTGGCATCATGAAATCGTTGCCGCCAATGCCGGTAAAAACCAGGAAATCTTATGGCAGCCAGTTACAGATTCTTAAGCAGTCTTCTTTTTTACTGAGTACGGCAATGAACTTTTTTATGATTGCTGCATGGTTCTCTACTTACAGCTATTTTGCTGATTACCTGGGCAAGGTTAAGCATATGGACGAGAAAATGATCAGTTATATGCTTTTTCTGTTTGGGATTACCGGTATTGGGGCTAACTGGATCTCGGGCAAAATGTTGAGTAAAAGTGTTCCGTTAACTACCGCACTTTTTCTTTGCGGGACTATTATTGTACCTTTTGCTTTACAGTATTCGGGTGGAAATACCTGGTCAACGATACTGGTTATTGCGATATGGGGCTTTTTATATGCACCATGTTTTTTAAATGCTTCTGCTTATATGATTTCTGCTGCCCCGCATGCATTGGAGTTTGCCAATAGTCTGGCTACGTCTTTTGGGAATTTCGGAGTCTCTGTTGGAACTATTGTAAGTGGCTGGGTTATTGTACACCATGGAGTAGCGATGTCTCCATGGGTAGGTATGTGTTTTGGATTACTGTCTTTACTGATGATAGGAATGAGGAGCCTGATAGAAAGAAGCAGGGAGCCGGTAAGTTGCATCTGA
- a CDS encoding serine hydrolase domain-containing protein yields MTKSPIILTMILSALNLQAQTQVFTAGKLERIDNLAEQLTKTQQVAGISILLFKDGQTVYNKAFGYADLETKKMMQPNSIFRIASQTKAITSIAAMMLWEEGHFLLDEPVSKYIPEFKQTAVLKKFNAADSSYTTQPVSREITIRDLLRHTSGLSYPVFSIDERMNAIYAKAGISTGLGSKGTLAERMKLLAGQPLLHQPGEAFTYGLNTDVVGRLIEIWSGRTLNDFFRDRIFKPLEMEDTYFRLPLDKSSRLVAVHQKINGKLDKQKGLIYEGNSTQYPTADGIYLSGGAGLSSTTADYLKFLQMVLGNGVYKGKRLIGQKTIELMLKNQLTKNMKINGEGEDFQFGLGWGLVNERNGYLHPLSTGAFFWGGAFNTHYWVDPKEQVIGLVFTQEYMPESYWDLGYLFKNAFYSLIEN; encoded by the coding sequence ATGACTAAATCTCCAATAATCTTAACTATGATACTATCAGCATTAAATTTACAAGCGCAAACACAGGTTTTTACAGCAGGGAAATTAGAACGGATTGATAACCTTGCCGAACAGCTGACTAAAACACAGCAGGTTGCGGGCATCAGTATACTGCTTTTTAAAGATGGACAGACTGTTTACAATAAAGCATTTGGCTATGCGGATCTTGAAACAAAAAAAATGATGCAGCCTAACAGCATTTTCAGGATCGCCTCACAAACCAAGGCTATAACCAGTATTGCAGCGATGATGCTTTGGGAGGAAGGTCATTTTTTACTTGATGAGCCTGTTTCCAAATATATACCTGAATTTAAACAAACAGCTGTACTTAAAAAATTCAATGCGGCAGATAGCAGCTATACTACGCAACCTGTAAGCAGAGAAATCACTATTCGTGACTTGTTGCGTCACACTTCAGGATTGAGTTATCCAGTCTTTTCAATTGATGAAAGGATGAATGCCATTTATGCTAAAGCGGGTATTAGTACCGGTCTTGGCAGTAAGGGGACTTTAGCGGAAAGAATGAAGCTACTGGCCGGACAACCTCTGCTGCATCAACCAGGAGAGGCATTCACCTATGGATTGAATACGGATGTAGTTGGACGGCTGATAGAGATCTGGAGCGGCCGGACATTAAATGATTTTTTCCGCGACAGGATTTTTAAACCACTGGAAATGGAAGATACCTATTTCCGTTTACCTCTGGATAAAAGCAGCAGGCTGGTGGCTGTTCATCAAAAGATAAATGGTAAACTGGATAAGCAGAAGGGACTGATTTATGAAGGGAATAGCACTCAGTATCCAACAGCAGATGGTATTTATCTGTCAGGAGGTGCAGGGCTGAGTTCTACGACGGCAGATTATTTAAAATTCCTCCAAATGGTACTGGGTAATGGCGTTTATAAAGGGAAAAGACTGATCGGTCAGAAAACTATAGAACTGATGCTGAAGAATCAATTGACTAAAAATATGAAAATAAATGGGGAAGGGGAAGACTTTCAGTTTGGTTTGGGCTGGGGCCTGGTCAATGAGCGGAACGGTTATCTTCATCCTTTAAGTACAGGGGCTTTCTTTTGGGGAGGTGCATTCAATACGCATTACTGGGTGGATCCGAAAGAACAGGTTATCGGTCTCGTTTTTACACAGGAATATATGCCGGAATCTTACTGGGATCTGGGTTATCTGTTTAAAAATGCATTTTACTCTTTAATTGAAAATTAA
- the cobA gene encoding uroporphyrinogen-III C-methyltransferase — translation MVINSKKAIREPRITLVGAGPGDPELITMKGANALKDADVILYDALVNEKVLDYASADSIKVYVGKRSGEHSYSQEAINKLMVDYAINYGHVVRLKGGDPFVFGRGFEELNFAAGYNIPAQMIPGLSSSISVPGLQQIPVTHRGLSESFWVVTGSTASGAISNDLYEAVRTKATVVVLMGLNKLKQIVKLYQQEGKHNLPVAVIQSGSTEEEKLAVGIVDTIEEVVEEKGIGAPAILVFGEVVSLHPSFQPIKDFFQAIKEEL, via the coding sequence ATGGTAATTAATTCAAAAAAAGCAATCAGAGAACCAAGAATTACGTTGGTTGGTGCAGGTCCGGGAGATCCGGAACTGATTACCATGAAAGGGGCAAATGCATTAAAAGATGCAGATGTGATCTTATATGATGCACTGGTAAATGAAAAAGTACTGGATTATGCTTCGGCTGATTCAATTAAGGTATATGTAGGAAAACGTTCGGGAGAGCATTCTTATTCACAGGAAGCTATTAATAAACTGATGGTTGATTATGCGATCAATTACGGGCATGTAGTTCGTCTGAAAGGTGGCGATCCATTTGTGTTTGGCCGTGGTTTTGAAGAATTGAATTTCGCTGCGGGTTATAATATACCTGCTCAAATGATTCCAGGACTTTCAAGCTCTATTTCAGTGCCTGGTTTACAGCAGATTCCTGTTACTCACCGTGGATTAAGTGAAAGCTTCTGGGTAGTTACCGGTTCAACGGCTTCAGGGGCTATATCGAATGATCTTTATGAAGCTGTTCGTACCAAAGCAACTGTAGTTGTGCTAATGGGGTTAAACAAACTGAAACAAATTGTTAAACTTTATCAGCAGGAAGGAAAACATAATTTACCAGTTGCAGTGATCCAGAGTGGTTCTACCGAAGAAGAAAAACTGGCTGTTGGTATTGTTGATACTATTGAAGAGGTAGTTGAAGAAAAGGGAATAGGTGCACCGGCCATTTTAGTATTTGGTGAAGTTGTTTCTCTTCATCCTTCTTTTCAGCCAATCAAAGACTTTTTTCAGGCCATTAAAGAGGAGTTATAG
- a CDS encoding TSUP family transporter yields MKGNQLFPVFLKLNQLHTVIIGAGPVGLEKLHAVLNQSEQAGITVIAREISQQVYDLVAELPRVKLLKKSYSAADLEQADIVIAATNDNLLNEEIIRDAHALKLLVNVADKPDLCDFYLGSIVKKGDLKIAISTNGKSPTIAKRLRELFNDNLPGELDITLQQMSLLRNTLQGDFSSKVKKLNEVSAVLVEPAARKTSFPKFRWLIWLTIVLSIAVLITVFWQREPEFQAYVAEINPMFYWFLAGGFVFAMVDGAIGMSYGVTSTAFSLSMGIPPASASMGVHLSEVLSNGIAGWMHYRMGNINWKLFKLLIIPGILGAVTGAYLLSSLEHYGAYIKPLISLYTLILGGVILSKAFNVAKRRTGGKIKKITLLGLFGGFIDAVGGGGWGSIVLSSLIAGGRNARFSLGTVKLTRFFIALMSSLTFITMLKSAHWEAVAGLVIGSALAAPIAAKVSNRISVKSIMVAVGVIVILVSLRSIIIFITKVL; encoded by the coding sequence CTGAAAGGTAATCAACTGTTTCCTGTGTTTTTAAAGCTGAATCAGCTGCATACGGTAATCATCGGTGCAGGACCTGTAGGACTTGAAAAACTGCATGCGGTATTAAACCAGAGTGAGCAGGCAGGAATTACAGTAATTGCCCGGGAGATAAGTCAACAGGTTTATGATTTAGTGGCAGAACTGCCAAGGGTTAAGCTTTTGAAGAAAAGTTATAGTGCCGCAGATCTTGAACAGGCAGATATAGTGATAGCTGCTACCAATGACAACCTGTTAAACGAGGAAATAATACGTGATGCCCATGCTTTGAAATTACTGGTAAATGTGGCTGATAAGCCTGATCTATGTGATTTTTATCTGGGTTCTATCGTAAAAAAAGGAGACTTGAAAATAGCCATCTCTACCAATGGAAAATCACCAACCATTGCGAAAAGATTGAGAGAATTGTTTAATGATAACCTACCGGGAGAACTGGATATTACCTTGCAGCAAATGAGTTTATTACGTAATACTTTACAGGGAGATTTCAGCTCAAAGGTGAAGAAACTGAATGAGGTGAGTGCTGTACTTGTTGAACCGGCAGCCCGGAAAACTTCATTTCCTAAATTCAGATGGCTGATCTGGTTAACGATCGTATTGTCAATTGCTGTACTTATCACAGTTTTCTGGCAGAGAGAACCAGAATTTCAGGCTTATGTCGCAGAGATTAACCCGATGTTTTACTGGTTTCTTGCAGGAGGTTTTGTTTTTGCAATGGTGGATGGTGCTATTGGTATGTCTTATGGGGTTACCTCTACAGCTTTTTCACTTTCTATGGGGATCCCGCCGGCTTCAGCAAGCATGGGGGTACACCTCTCAGAAGTATTAAGTAACGGAATAGCCGGATGGATGCATTACCGGATGGGGAATATCAATTGGAAACTTTTCAAACTCCTGATTATTCCGGGAATTCTAGGTGCGGTAACCGGGGCCTATTTATTATCCTCTTTGGAGCATTATGGAGCTTATATCAAGCCGTTGATCTCTTTGTATACTTTGATACTGGGAGGTGTGATTCTTTCCAAAGCTTTTAATGTTGCCAAAAGAAGAACAGGTGGTAAGATTAAAAAAATTACTTTATTAGGTCTTTTTGGCGGTTTTATTGATGCTGTTGGCGGTGGCGGATGGGGATCTATTGTTTTATCCAGTCTGATTGCCGGTGGCCGGAATGCAAGATTTTCTCTTGGCACAGTAAAGCTTACCCGCTTTTTTATTGCCCTGATGAGTTCTTTAACTTTTATCACCATGCTGAAATCAGCCCATTGGGAGGCAGTGGCCGGATTGGTTATCGGCAGTGCTCTGGCTGCACCAATAGCAGCGAAGGTTTCTAACCGTATTTCAGTAAAGAGTATCATGGTTGCTGTTGGGGTGATTGTAATCCTCGTGAGTTTAAGAAGTATTATTATCTTTATTACAAAAGTTTTATAA
- a CDS encoding DUF1349 domain-containing protein translates to MSVILCLFASTGVMAQNQTSAMKWFNQPGAWKGNAANLTFTVDPDTDYWQVTHYGFKRDNGPFYYQEIDGDFEASVKITGKYEELFHQAGLMIRIDDKNWIKTGIEYVDGVQNISAVVTREVSDWSVVPRHNSPESVWLKLLRKGDYVEIRYSFDQKQYDMLRLAYFPPGVKVQIGMVAAAPGKQSFPVTFENFKVEAVK, encoded by the coding sequence ATGAGCGTTATACTGTGTTTGTTTGCAAGCACTGGTGTGATGGCACAAAATCAAACATCAGCTATGAAATGGTTCAATCAACCCGGCGCATGGAAAGGTAATGCTGCCAACTTAACTTTTACCGTAGATCCGGATACAGATTACTGGCAGGTTACCCATTATGGTTTTAAGCGCGATAATGGCCCTTTCTATTATCAGGAAATTGATGGGGATTTTGAAGCAAGTGTTAAGATAACCGGAAAATACGAAGAGCTTTTTCATCAGGCGGGATTAATGATCAGAATAGATGATAAGAACTGGATTAAAACAGGTATAGAGTATGTTGATGGTGTTCAGAATATAAGTGCTGTGGTAACCAGAGAAGTTTCAGACTGGTCTGTTGTACCCAGACATAACAGTCCTGAATCTGTCTGGTTAAAATTACTTCGTAAAGGGGATTATGTGGAGATCAGGTATTCTTTTGACCAGAAACAATATGATATGCTGCGTCTGGCCTATTTCCCCCCGGGAGTGAAAGTACAGATAGGTATGGTTGCGGCGGCTCCTGGTAAACAGAGCTTTCCTGTGACTTTTGAAAACTTTAAAGTTGAAGCAGTAAAATAA